A genomic segment from Modestobacter roseus encodes:
- a CDS encoding C40 family peptidase, with translation MVIDTALAQLGKPYVWAGAGPNVYDCSGLTQFAYRAAGITLPHSSRMQSTMGVPVDRAHLQPGDLVFYYSPVGHVGIYLGDGLMVHAPTSGDVVRVASIDMWGYNTARRLV, from the coding sequence GTGGTCATCGACACCGCGCTCGCACAGCTGGGCAAGCCCTACGTGTGGGCCGGGGCCGGCCCGAACGTCTACGACTGCTCGGGCCTGACCCAGTTCGCGTACCGGGCGGCCGGGATCACCCTGCCGCACTCGTCGCGGATGCAGTCCACGATGGGCGTGCCCGTCGACCGGGCCCACCTGCAGCCGGGTGACCTGGTCTTCTACTACTCCCCCGTCGGGCACGTGGGGATCTACCTGGGCGACGGGCTGATGGTGCACGCGCCGACCAGCGGCGACGTCGTCCGCGTCGCCAGCATCGACATGTGGGGCTACAACACCGCGCGTCGGCTGGTCTGA